ATTCGCCCGATGTCTGTAAATTCAATATTATTTTTATTATTTCTAATAATAACTTCAGCTCCAATCATCTCTTCTATTTGCTGAATTCTACGCGTAAAAGCAGATTGGCTAATAAATCGTTTTTCTGCTGCTTTTGAAATAGAACGTTCTCGCTCTAATGTCAAAAGGTCCTCGACCCAACGTACTTCTAAATTCATTTTATGCATTCCCTTTTTATAGTTATGTCCTTAATTTGTCTGGTTGGGAAGCTGAATAAATAACTGAATAGATGAATGGAAAATATAAAACATGGGAGTACCTGCAAAAATGCGATGGAAGAATGGCAAAGCCAAACAATAAAAGTATGTATTTAATAATTCTGACATAGAAAAGAGTGTAAGAGAATAAAAGACTTTGATTTAACTCAACAACTCATACAAATATAAAATTCTTGTAGTAAAAACTATTTTAAATCAATAATTAAATCTAATATAACCTAGGTAAATGTACATTTTATCTTTAATAAAAAATAAAAATATTCCTAGGCTTTCATTGTGCTTTTTTTTTGATAAAAAAAGTCCGCACCTTGGGGAAGAATACGGACTGTAAAACTAAAATGTTGCTAATTTGATCATTTCAGGATTTAAGCTTTCTGACCTAATGAACTTGTTCAAATCAGAAGATATATTTGCAGTATAGTTCAACTAAATAAACCTGACTATTCTACTAAAGTATCTATTCGAGATCGAACTGAACTAAATTTCTAATATTCACCAATCAGATAATATAGCTTTCTTGAAATTTCAACCATCATATTCGCTGTATATTGAGTAATTTCAAAAACTTGCTTTTTCTGTGGATTAAATACCATATTATCTTTTTCATCACTAAAAAAGATATAAGTGGTGTATTTATCCATGTGATGGATATGCTCTTTTAAGCTTACTTTTTCCCCAGAATTGGGATCATAGGCGATAAACTTCATTCTCATGAATTTTGTCTCTATACATACAGTCTTTTATCTAAATTTAAATAAAATTTAGATAAAACAATATTTTGATGGATAATATAAAATGGTTAATCTAAAAACTAAGGCTACTTATAAGATATTGGTACAATACTATTTGCCTTGTTTACAGAGGTTTCAGCAGAAGCGATAGATTGCTCGGCGTCTTTAAGTAAACGAGAAGTTTTAGACTCACTTTTTTCTTCACCATGAAAAAGTACATAGTATGTAAAACTACCCAAAATGATTAATGCGGCTGTGACTTTTAACATAAACTTAAAAACTAAGATTTTTTCGTATTATAGTGCCTTTTATGTGAAATGCATCACATTTTTATATAAATTTGTTAGATAAGCTACACTTCAAGTTTCATTGTTCTCGTTAATTTAGTTGATATTTCATTTAAATTAACGAATCTAGATTTTCTCATGCAGTTCTTTTTTAAATTGGATCATCATTTACTTCATCGTAAAAATTTTTATATTAAATTTATCTAAACAGTAAGCTATTAATTTACAAAATAAAATTTAGATTTAATTCATGAAGAAAAATTCTATTTTATTTTTAGGTTTAAAAAATAAGAAAATTGATATGCAAAAAATGCATAATTAACTTAATAAATGCATTAGAAGTGAAGCATTTCGAAATCTAATATGAATTATCTACTCTACTAATTCGAAGTTTAATGATGAACGCTGAAATTACCACCCGTATTGAGAAGGATCTTATTGGTTATAGAGAAATCAATAATAATGATTATTACGGAGTTCAAACATTACGTGCTTTAGAAAACTTTAACTTAACCCAAAGCAAAGTTGGAAATTTCCCTCATTTAATTAAAGCATTAGCAATGGTAAAGCTTGCTTGTGCCGAAGCTAACTATAATCTAAAAAGCTTAGATCAAACTAAATTTGAAGCGATTGAATACAGTTGTAATCAACTTATTCGTGGTAATTTTCACGACCAGTTCCCGATTGATATGATGCAAGGTGGTGCTGGTACTTCAACCAATATGAATGCAAATGAAGTATTGGCGAATGTTGCTTTAGAATATATGGGACATTCTAAAGGTCAATATCAATATCTACATCCAAATAACGACATCAACATGTCGCAGTCAACAAATGACGTGTACCCTACTGCGATTCGCTTAGGTTTGTTATTAAACTTAGATGAGCTAAATCTTCCTTTTAATAACTTAATTTTAAGTTTCCGTAATAAATCTCAAGAGTTTGCTCACATCTTAAAAATGGGTCGTACTCAGTTACAAGATGCTGTACCTATGACGTTAGGTCAAGAGTTTGGCGCTTTTGCGGTAACTTTACAAAAAGATCTTGAACAAATTAATACGCTTATTCCAAATGTTTTAGCTTATATGAACCTTGGTGGTACGGCGATTGGTACGGGAATTACCACTGAATATAGTTACCGTGAACTTGCGATTCAAGCACTTGCAAAAATTTCTGGTAAGAAAATTAAGTCTGCTCCTGATCTAATCGAAGCAACTTCAGATATGGGTGACTTTGTTCTTTTATCTGGTTTATTAAAGCGTACAGCAACTAAACTTTCAAAAATTGCTAACGACTTGCGTTTACTTTCAAGTGGTCCACGTACTGGTATCAATGAAATTAACTTAGAAGCACGTCAACCGGGTAGTTCGATCATGCCAGGTAAAGTAAACCCAGTTATTCCTGAAGCGATGAACCTTGCTTGCTTCCAGATTATTGCAAATGATTTGGCTGTAACTTTAGCTGCTGAAGCTGGTCAATTACAGTTGAATGCAATGGAACCACTTATTGCATTCAAACTATTTGAATCTATGGATTTGCTTGGTAACGCGATGGCAATGTTCCAAAGTAAATGTATTGATACGATTACTGCGAACCCTGAGCACTGTAAAGCGTTAGTTGAAAACTCAATTGGTATTGTGACTGCACTTAACCCATATTTAGGTTATGAAACTACAACTCGTATTGCTAAAACTGCAAACGAAACTGGACAAAGTGTATTGGCACTCGTTCAGAACGAAGGCTTATTATCAGCACAAGTGCTTGATGATATCTTGTCGATTAATAATATGGTTAAACCAAAAATGTCGGCTTAATTCCTAAAAATAAAAAAGGAGCTTTTATAAGCTCCTTTTTATTTGTTCTATACTTTAAAAACTGAAAGTTGTAGAGAACTGAGCTGTACGCGGATTACCTAAGAATAAATAGTCATCCCCCATAAATGCTCCTACATCACGCCAATATTTCTTATTAAATAAGTTATCAATATTGAATCTAAAAGTAGTGTCATGCCCAGCAAAATTTGTTTTATAGGCAGCACCAATATTAAAGACACTGTACCCGCCTACTTTTGCAGTTCCCTCTTTATTTGCATATTTACTACTACTGTATTGCATACCACTGAGTAATCTTAACCCTTCAACTGAAGGTACTTTATAAGATAACTGCGCAGTTGCGCGTACTTTCGGTACATTTTGAGTTTGATGACCTTTGTAGCTGTCACTATCAATATCAACAAGACGAGATTTCGTGTAGGTAATGCCAGAGCTTACATCAACTGTATCAGTTAAAGCACCTGTTAAACCTAACTCAACACCTTGATTGTGCTGTTCACCTTGTTCAACAAAATCGAAAGTTCCATCTGCATTTACTTTGCTATATTGATTGTCTTGTTTTAAATCAAAAATAGCTGCTGTTACCAAGAAGTTTTGTACTTGTTGCTTCACACCAAGTTCAAATTGTTCAGAATTTCTAGGTGATAAAACTTCTAGAGGATTATTAGCAAACCATGGAGCTTCTCCACCATCCGATAATCCTTTGGCATATGAAGCATAAAGATTAGTCGTATCAGTTGGGCTATACATGAGAGCTATTTGCGGTAAAAACTTATTTAAATCTGTATCTCGGCTTTGCTGGCCATCTGGCTTATAGGCTTGCTCATCAAGATGAATAAGTTTTCCACCCAGTAAAGTTGACCATTGATCATTAAATTGAACTCGGTCAGATACAGTAAATGCCGTTTGATCACTCTTTAGAGCTTTGTAACGATCGCCTGGACTTCCCAATGAAGGATTGTAGTCGACCGTATCTTCATAAATATTGCCTGTTCCTACCGCTACATTCAGAGGTGTATGATGCTTTAAGGTTTTATATGTACGTTGTAATTCGAAAGCTACTTGATGCTGAATGTTGCCAGTGTTGAATTGACCATTTAAACCAGCAGAAAACTGGTTAGTAATACGTGTATCATCTGGGCTACGGAAATCGTAAATATCATAATTACCGTGTTTATCAAAAGTATTGCCTAAACCAGTAACTTCACAATTATCGTTATAACATCCCCATGGGAAAGCACTATTATCATCAATCACAACACGGCTTTGTGATGCACTTAAGCTACCATTCCAATGATCGTTAAATGCATATTGATATTTTAAACTCGCATTTACACTGTTATTTACAACCGGTTTACTCCAAGACTGATACCCCAATAAACGGTCTTGATCTACATTTGTTGGTACTTCTTGCCCATCAAGCAGTTGATAACCCGGAACTGAACGTTGACTTTGATGCTGAGCTTCAATATCAAACAGTAATTTAGAGCGATCATTAATTTTCCAGTCTAAAGCAACTGAACCAAACTCACGTTTACCATTTGCATGATCGACATTTGGGTGAATACTTTCATGCGCTAAATTGACTCGATAGCCAAAATTATCATTAACAAAGCCACCTACATCTGTTGCCAGTGTATAACCACCTTCTGAATTTGCATCAACCGTAACAGTTCTAACATCTGCAGGTCTTTTAGTTACATAATTTACAACACCGCCTGGCGTCGACATGCCACTTTGAATCGCAGAAATACCTTTTAGGATTTCAACTTGCTCTTTATTTTCTAAAGCTACATTTTGCTCGCCACGTATGGTGTGACCGTTAATGAGATAACTAGAGCCTAAATCGAGTGCAAAACCCCGTGCTACAAAGTTTGGATAGTAGCCAATAGCCGCGTAGCCATCTCCTAATGATGAATCATTTTTAATAACATCAGTTAGCGTTTTTGCATGTTGATCTGCGATGCGCTCAGAGGTAATGGTTGTAATAGATGCAGGAACTTTCTTTACATTGCCTGTTTGAAAACCAGATAAATTAACTTTTTTAGATGTATATAGGGCATCACTATTTTGTGTAGCGTTAACAGTAATCGTTGGGAGCTGCGAAACCTCCGCTTCATTTGCGTAGACTAAAGATGTCATTAGTGCAATAGATGAAGCTAATGCTGTTTTAGAGCATGTGATGAAGTGAAGATTTAGCGTGTGTCTGTCCATTGAATAATTACCTGCCCATACCGTGCATAATATAAGTGTGTTAAAAATCGGAGGTATTCCATATTTTTAGCCACGCAAGAATACAGTGACAAATATCGAGAGACAACAAATTATATAAGATTTAGATCAAGTAAATTTTGTGTAATAAAGCGTCATCATTATATGAATTTCATTTATTTTCTTTGAAATTGCGGCTATAACTTTTTAAGTATTACCAAATAGTCAAAATAAAACTAAGCTCAGAAATAGGCCTAGACCAAAGAGGAATACAATAAAGAAGATGGTTAATAAATTAGATCTTTGATTTTAAATAAAGTTTATGGTGTCTTGATCAACTCACTAAATTAAGGAATTGTTCGATTATCGGTAAAAATATCTTTAAATCGAACAAAAGATCATAGAATCACTAGAATGGAAATTTAAAATTATAAAAAATAAATGGAGAGGAATTCTAAGAAAGTACTCAGGATTGAGTGATATCTAAAGATTCATTCTATTTTCTGGTCAGTACATCTGAAAATTTCTATTTTTTTTCTTCTAACTGATGGAATATCTATGACATATACTAAGGAAGAAAAGAGCAGCAGAATACGAGGGATTGTAGGCGCAGCTTCAGGTAATTTGGTCGAATGGTTCGACTTTTATATCTATGCAGTATTTGCTGCTTATTTTACTCAAGCTCTGACTGCACCAGACATGGATAGCACAACCAAATCAATTTATGTTTGGGGTGTATTTGCAGCAAGCTTTTTTATGCGTCCTATTGGTAGCTGGATATTTGGGCGCATTGCAGACCGACATGGTCGAAAAAAATCAATGATTGTCTCTATTTGCTTAATGGCTTTGAGTTCATTTTTATTTGCAGCCTTACCAACTTATGACCAAGTTGGCTTATTTGCCCCTTTTCTTTTACTGGTAGTGCGCTTACTTCAAGGTCTATCGGTGGGTGGTGAATATGGTGCAGTAGCAACATACATGAGTGAATTAGGCTTAAAGGGTCAACGTGGTTTTTACTCCTCTTTCCAATACGTCACCCTTTCTGGTGGCCAGTTACTCGCCAGCTTACTCGGTGTAATTTTATTAACGTTTTTGAGTGAGGAACAATTACTTAATGGCGGTTGGCGTATTCCATTTATTATTGGTGGTATTGCTGCAATTGTATCTTTACTCGCACGGAGCCGCTTAGAGGAAACGCTTTCTCATCAAGACAGTGAGCGCAAAGAGTCTGGTAGCTTAAGAGAACTCTTTAAAAAGCATTGGAAAACCTTTTTATTGGTGGTTGGTTATACTTCTGCGGGTTCATTAACTTTTTATGTTGAAACTGTTTATTCAAAAACCTATTTAACTAATTTAGGGATGGATGGAAAAACCGTTGGTTATATTATGACCTTCGCACTATTTGTCTATATGTGTGCTCAACCTGTATTTGGTTCGATTTCTGATCGTATTGGGCGACGTTCTTCAATGCTGGCATTTAGCTTATTATCTGCGATTTTTATCTATCCAGTGATGGCAATTGGAATGCCTAATTATATAGATTCACCGATCATCATTGCCTTGCTACTGATTTTTATGATGATGATTTTGAGTTTCTATACATCTATTAGTGGCTTAGTAAAAGCTGAAATGTTCCCACCTCACGTACGTGCACTCGGGGTAGGATTTTCATATGCGGTGGGTAATGCTATTTTTGGCGGTTCTGCACCTTCGGTTGCTTTGCAATTCAAAGCTGCTGGAATTGAAAATACCTTCTTTATTTATGTCATTGTCATGCTGATTATCTGTTTCTTGTGTAGCCTTGCGCTTCCGAAAAAACCAGACTATTTAGAACATGATCATTAATTAAATGAGATGCCTTCTGTCCCAAGCAGAAGGCATCTATTAGCACTTAGCAAATTCTTTTAAAAAAGCCCACGGAAAAATCCCTTTATCATGCCCATCACTAAAACAAATTTGGGCCCCATATCCTTGGTCGAACATAGCTGTCACTTCAACATTTTGATCTTCAATTTTAATTTGCTTAATTCGCTTCGCTCGGCAAAAGCCACATGGGCAAATTTCTCTTAAATTTTGATAACCCAGAGATACGCTTAAACCATCGGTCCAGATAAAGTGCACCTGCTTATTTGTAGTATCGACACGAATATCAGGTCTGACTTGCATACTTCACCTCACCAATTTGATTTAATCCAATACGAATCGCTTTTCGTACTTCTGGGTCGGAGTCATTTTGATGTTGTTCTAATAGATTCTGAGCTTCTGATGTGCCAATTTCACCGAGTGCTAAAGCAACCTCTTTACGTAAATTGCTAATTTCATGATTAAAGTTATCAGACAAATGAGCAACTGCCAGACGCGACTTGAGTAACCCTAAGCTTCGAACTGCGGCAATACGTACTTGCCAATATAAGTCAGATAAAGCATGAATTAAGGGAGCTTCGAGCTGAACGATATGTAATTTTCCAATCGTAAGTGCAGCTTCGACTCTTAGTTGCCAACTTTCCGAAGTCAAAGAATGTTGAAGTGCTTGGATAACCCCAGCTGATATGCTCTGACTATAGGCCAAACCACCTGTTGCAATGCGGCGAACCTCATCATCTACATCTGTTTCAGCAGTTTTCGCCAATATCCTAATCGCTTGGTCTTGTTGTAACCAACTTAATGCGCTGACTGCCTCACGGCGCACAAGAGCATCTTCATGATGTACCAAAGCAGATATCTCTGTGAATAATTGCTGTGGTCGTAAAGGTTTTAAAGCACGTAAAATTGCACCAAGAGCAAAAGTATCCGTATGCTTTAAATAAGGGGCCAGTATTTGAGCTGATGCCGCATTTTTTACTTCACTTAAACTTTGACTGGCAGCTTGTTTCACATTCACATCTGTATCAAATAAAGCTTGAGCCAATACTTGTAAACTGGTTGGATCCTCCCAACTTTCTAACTTTTTTGCCGCCTCTTCACGAACTAAAGCTGAAGAGTCATGTTGCAATGCAGCATGTAACCACGGGAGTAAATCTGGATTTTCTTCATCGCCAATATTCATTAAAGCGACAAAGCGAATCTTTTCATCTGTGTGATTAAGCTGTGCAAGAAATTCCTGATTATATTCATCGAGGTCATCTAAAGCTTGATAATAAAAACTCATTCGTATTCCTTAATTTGTGATTTCTTTCCAAGCCCTAGAGGATTTAAGCGGCTTAACTCTTCTTGTTGAGTGGCTTCTTTTAAAGTCTGGATGCAATGTTTTTTAATAGCTGTAAATTCACTACTTGTTACAAGCTCAACGTCTCTTGGACGTTCAAACTTAAGCGGAATTTCTTCAATAATTCGCCCTGGTCTATGACTCATAATCAAGACTCGGTCAGCTAAAAAAAGTGCCTCATCAATATCGTGGGTAATAAATAAAACCGACGTTTGGATTTCTTGCCAAATTTCGAGTAATAGCATTTGCATTTTTAAACGAGTTTGAGCATCTAAAGCACCAAAAGGCTCATCCATTAATAAAATACGGGGTTGATTAATCAGTACTCTCGCAATTTCAACTCGTTGCTGCATGCCACCAGAAAGTTCAGCTGGAAATTTATGTTCAAAACCTTTAAGCCCGACCAGATCAATCATTTTCTTAGCTTGTTCAATACGCTTTTGTTTGGCGATGCCTTTCATTTTTAAACCAAAGGCAATATTTTCAAGCACGCTTTTCCATGGAAATAAGGTATGTTGCTGGAACACCAAACCTCTGTCTGGGTGTGGTTCAAGGATAGATTCATTATCGACCGTTAAGGTCCCAGAACTAATCGGTAAATGTCCTGCCAAAGCACCTAATAATGTGGATTTACCGCAACCAGATGGGCCAAGTAGACATATAAACTCGCCCGGTTGTATTTCGAAATTAACCCGATCTAATGCCTGAAAACGATTTTTAGCTTGCCCTAAATGTAGCGATAGATTTTGAATACGCACATGGCCTTGTGTAATTGACATTTTATGATTTCCTCAGTTGGTACCATGGGGTAAATTGGTTTCCAATCACACGCACCAAGGTGCTGCTAAACATACCTAACGCTCCTATCAGCACCATGCCAACCACGATATTGCTATAGTTTTGCAAGGTGAAAGACTCCCATGTGAAGTATCCAATTCCATGTTGGCCTGAAATCATTTCGGCAGTCACTAAACAGAACCAACAAGTGCCCATTCCAATGGATAAACCCGTAATAATGTTAGGTAATGCCCCCGGAATAATGACTTCATAAATGATAGCTAGATCAGAAGCACCTAGACTTTTCGCTGACGCAACGAGCCTTGGGTCAACTGCACCAACACCATGTACGGTGTTTAATAAAATTGGAAATAAGGCCCCAATAAAGGTAATAAAAATCATGGAAGCTTCCGATGATGGAAAAATCAGAATCGCTAAAGGAATCCATGCAACTGCTGGAATTGGACGTAGTACTTCTAATGGCGGCATTAGAAATGCAGCAAGTTTTTGATAATGTCCTGCTAACAAACCAATACCTACACCAATTAAAGCCGCTAGCACAAAACCAACCACTACGCGAAAGACACTAGATTCAACATGTTCAAATGCAGTGCTGAGTTGAAAGAAAGCCCACAGCGCATGAATGACATCTAAAGGTGTCGGGACATTGCTAAAGTTCACAATACCTAAATTTATTTTAAACTGAGCAAGCCCTTGCCAAATGACTATCCAGAAAGCTATAGATGTAAAAGCAATGGCATAGCTTTTTAAATGCGCCGGATATAACCTCAATTGTTGGAAAAATTTAATCAAAAATGTACTTTGGTTTTTAGATTTTGTTTGGACTAAACTACTCATTCGTCACCACCTGCTCATTAGTTAAGACAACACATCAGCTCTGTGTTACAAGCTGAATAGCTTTAAAGTCATATACTTTTCCGCCTTGTTGTTTAGCCCATTTTTCAGCATCATCTTTTAATAAAAAGGCCTGAATTTGTCCTGCTTTATCTGTGGCATACCATGCCAGATTGGCAAGTAACTTAATGTCGGACTGATGATCTTGGCTATAAACCACACGCACCGTTTTTCCAACTGCTTGAACTTTCTTTAAATCAGAAAATGCATGCTCAGGTGTTTCATAGCTACGCACTTTTTCTTCACCCTTTACCCAAATTTGAGTCACCCGATCAAATGTTTTGATGGGTTGGCCCGTTAAAGCGTCATTGGCAACCAAAGGTGATTTTGCATAGTCAGCCAGTTGCTGGCTGTAATTAAGTCCAGATGCCTGAAATGCATCCTTAATATATTGGTCATCAATAAATTTATTTACATCAAGCGTACCGTCGTTTTTGCCTAAAACTTTTAAGGTGTCTATCGCAATTTGAGTCGCTTTTCGATATTCAGGTTTCCAAGTTAAGTCACGAGTTTGCAAACCTAATGGACCATGGAAGAGATAGACAACTTCGGCAGGAATACCGGTTTTTTCAGCAATAAATTCACTATATTTTTCAGGTTGTTCGCGAATCAAACGATTTGCTTCAATGGTTGCTTGTAAATAAGCCTTTATAACTTCTGGATGCTGCTGTGCATAATCTTTGCTGGCAAGCGAACCATGAAATGTAGGTGATTTTGCTTGTGAACCATCATAGATTTTTTTAGCAAAGCCTTGGTAAGCAAATAACTCTCCAAATGGTACGAAATCAGCATGCGCAGCAATCTTATGACTTTTTAATGCAGGCCCCGCCACTTCTGGCGCCTGAGCAATCACTTTAATATCTTTATCAAGTTGCCAACCTTCAGCTTGAATTGCTCGCAATAATAGTCCGTGAGCAGTTGAGGCAAAAGGTACAGAAATAGTCTGCCCCTTTAGCTCTTTAAGTGAAGTTACTTTTGAATCAATTGGAACAACAATCGCATTGCCGCTACCATTAATACTGCCTGACAAAGGTGTTAAAAATATGCTTTCTTTTCCAGCTTTTTTAAATGCCGCTAAATTATTAACAGCAGGAAAGTCAGCCATTGCTCCCAAATCTAGACGCCCTGCCACCATCTCACTAGTAAGTGGTGCACCAGAGGTAAAGTTTTTCCATTGAATATCATATTTAACATTCTTGTATTCACCATCTTTGGGTAAATATTTTGGTAATAAATTCAATTCACGAATGAGCAACCCACCTGTTGCACAGTTAATGGTGGTGTCTTGCGTGCCAATGGCTACACGAACAGTTTCTGTTTTACTGCCGCACCCCAAAGTGCCAAGTACAATGGCACCAATTAAGCTACTGAGTAATCGTTTTTTATTGGTCAATTTATTTTGTCTCATGTTGAGTATTCCAAATTAATTATTTGAGTAGATATGGGATATTTACTTTGACTGCATCCGTTGGGCAGTCTTTTTCACAAGGCATGCAGTACCAACATTCATCAAACTGCATGAAAGCTTTTTGAGTTATTGGATCGATTGCTAATAAGTCCATTGGACAAACATCGACACAGACTGTGCACCCTTTATCAGCAATACATTTATCTTCATCGATAATGACGGGTGCGACAGTACGGTGTTGAACTTCTTTA
This region of Acinetobacter sp. XS-4 genomic DNA includes:
- a CDS encoding gamma-butyrobetaine hydroxylase-like domain-containing protein, with the translated sequence MQVRPDIRVDTTNKQVHFIWTDGLSVSLGYQNLREICPCGFCRAKRIKQIKIEDQNVEVTAMFDQGYGAQICFSDGHDKGIFPWAFLKEFAKC
- a CDS encoding ferredoxin family protein; this encodes MAFIFKEVQHRTVAPVIIDEDKCIADKGCTVCVDVCPMDLLAIDPITQKAFMQFDECWYCMPCEKDCPTDAVKVNIPYLLK
- a CDS encoding ABC transporter substrate-binding protein, translating into MRQNKLTNKKRLLSSLIGAIVLGTLGCGSKTETVRVAIGTQDTTINCATGGLLIRELNLLPKYLPKDGEYKNVKYDIQWKNFTSGAPLTSEMVAGRLDLGAMADFPAVNNLAAFKKAGKESIFLTPLSGSINGSGNAIVVPIDSKVTSLKELKGQTISVPFASTAHGLLLRAIQAEGWQLDKDIKVIAQAPEVAGPALKSHKIAAHADFVPFGELFAYQGFAKKIYDGSQAKSPTFHGSLASKDYAQQHPEVIKAYLQATIEANRLIREQPEKYSEFIAEKTGIPAEVVYLFHGPLGLQTRDLTWKPEYRKATQIAIDTLKVLGKNDGTLDVNKFIDDQYIKDAFQASGLNYSQQLADYAKSPLVANDALTGQPIKTFDRVTQIWVKGEEKVRSYETPEHAFSDLKKVQAVGKTVRVVYSQDHQSDIKLLANLAWYATDKAGQIQAFLLKDDAEKWAKQQGGKVYDFKAIQLVTQS
- a CDS encoding MFS transporter encodes the protein MTYTKEEKSSRIRGIVGAASGNLVEWFDFYIYAVFAAYFTQALTAPDMDSTTKSIYVWGVFAASFFMRPIGSWIFGRIADRHGRKKSMIVSICLMALSSFLFAALPTYDQVGLFAPFLLLVVRLLQGLSVGGEYGAVATYMSELGLKGQRGFYSSFQYVTLSGGQLLASLLGVILLTFLSEEQLLNGGWRIPFIIGGIAAIVSLLARSRLEETLSHQDSERKESGSLRELFKKHWKTFLLVVGYTSAGSLTFYVETVYSKTYLTNLGMDGKTVGYIMTFALFVYMCAQPVFGSISDRIGRRSSMLAFSLLSAIFIYPVMAIGMPNYIDSPIIIALLLIFMMMILSFYTSISGLVKAEMFPPHVRALGVGFSYAVGNAIFGGSAPSVALQFKAAGIENTFFIYVIVMLIICFLCSLALPKKPDYLEHDH
- a CDS encoding aspartate ammonia-lyase, with the protein product MMNAEITTRIEKDLIGYREINNNDYYGVQTLRALENFNLTQSKVGNFPHLIKALAMVKLACAEANYNLKSLDQTKFEAIEYSCNQLIRGNFHDQFPIDMMQGGAGTSTNMNANEVLANVALEYMGHSKGQYQYLHPNNDINMSQSTNDVYPTAIRLGLLLNLDELNLPFNNLILSFRNKSQEFAHILKMGRTQLQDAVPMTLGQEFGAFAVTLQKDLEQINTLIPNVLAYMNLGGTAIGTGITTEYSYRELAIQALAKISGKKIKSAPDLIEATSDMGDFVLLSGLLKRTATKLSKIANDLRLLSSGPRTGINEINLEARQPGSSIMPGKVNPVIPEAMNLACFQIIANDLAVTLAAEAGQLQLNAMEPLIAFKLFESMDLLGNAMAMFQSKCIDTITANPEHCKALVENSIGIVTALNPYLGYETTTRIAKTANETGQSVLALVQNEGLLSAQVLDDILSINNMVKPKMSA
- a CDS encoding ABC transporter permease, coding for MSSLVQTKSKNQSTFLIKFFQQLRLYPAHLKSYAIAFTSIAFWIVIWQGLAQFKINLGIVNFSNVPTPLDVIHALWAFFQLSTAFEHVESSVFRVVVGFVLAALIGVGIGLLAGHYQKLAAFLMPPLEVLRPIPAVAWIPLAILIFPSSEASMIFITFIGALFPILLNTVHGVGAVDPRLVASAKSLGASDLAIIYEVIIPGALPNIITGLSIGMGTCWFCLVTAEMISGQHGIGYFTWESFTLQNYSNIVVGMVLIGALGMFSSTLVRVIGNQFTPWYQLRKS
- a CDS encoding ABC transporter ATP-binding protein, which encodes MSITQGHVRIQNLSLHLGQAKNRFQALDRVNFEIQPGEFICLLGPSGCGKSTLLGALAGHLPISSGTLTVDNESILEPHPDRGLVFQQHTLFPWKSVLENIAFGLKMKGIAKQKRIEQAKKMIDLVGLKGFEHKFPAELSGGMQQRVEIARVLINQPRILLMDEPFGALDAQTRLKMQMLLLEIWQEIQTSVLFITHDIDEALFLADRVLIMSHRPGRIIEEIPLKFERPRDVELVTSSEFTAIKKHCIQTLKEATQQEELSRLNPLGLGKKSQIKEYE
- a CDS encoding HEAT repeat domain-containing protein, whose translation is MSFYYQALDDLDEYNQEFLAQLNHTDEKIRFVALMNIGDEENPDLLPWLHAALQHDSSALVREEAAKKLESWEDPTSLQVLAQALFDTDVNVKQAASQSLSEVKNAASAQILAPYLKHTDTFALGAILRALKPLRPQQLFTEISALVHHEDALVRREAVSALSWLQQDQAIRILAKTAETDVDDEVRRIATGGLAYSQSISAGVIQALQHSLTSESWQLRVEAALTIGKLHIVQLEAPLIHALSDLYWQVRIAAVRSLGLLKSRLAVAHLSDNFNHEISNLRKEVALALGEIGTSEAQNLLEQHQNDSDPEVRKAIRIGLNQIGEVKYASQT